Within the Candidatus Paceibacterota bacterium genome, the region CGGGCCGGCTTGTTGCCGTAAGTGGTGGCAAAACCTGGCGCCGCCGACCAACTCGAACCGTTTGTCGACCACTCGAAAGTGTAGGACAGACCGGCCGGATTATCGACAACCAGGAAAAACTTGTTGGTTTCGACGACCGAGGTCAAACCAAAATGGACTTGAGCCAGAGACTCACGGATTGAAAACAAACAAACCAAAGTAAGAACTGCAAGGGACAGGGACTTCTTCATAAAATCCTTTCAGTGGAATTCCTATCTGCAATGTACTCGCAAAATAGATTTTGTCAACCACGTTAGAGATTTGTTGTTAGGAGTGACAATCACGAAGCCGAATCAGTTCTTACTTGGACAGTCTGAGGCAAGTTGATATCTACAGTCATCTTTGATGACCTATCTCTGACAGGGTCAACCCTGTTCTACTCTTTCGATTTGAGAAAGCCGGCGATTATTTTAGAGACCTCTTTTGAATTGTTTACCAACATCAATTTTGTCCTTAATTCTTTCGCGCCCCCAAAACCGTTCACATAAGCCTTGAAGTGTTTCTTCATCACGGCAAAGTTCTTGGTCTTACCAAAAATTTTCTCAAATAATTTCGCATGCTCAATCAGAACCTTCAATTTCTCCCCCGTAGTCGGCCTCTCCGCTCTTGAATCTTGAATCCTGAATCTTGAATCTGCTTTCTGTCCGACAAAAAGCCACGGGTTACCGAAAATTGCCCGGCCAAGCATTACCCCATCACACCCAGTTTCGCTCGCCTTCTTTCTGGCATCGGCCAAATCCAGGACATCACCATTGCCAAAAATTAGCGTCTCCGATTTTAATTTATTTCGGATCGCTACCGCAGCTTTTACCCGATCCCACCTGGCCGGAACATTAGACATTTCCTTGCGAGTACGAGCATGAACCGTAATCACGGCCGGTTCAGCGCTAAGCAAAATTGGTAGCCAGGTCTCAAGTTCATCTTTATTGTAGCCAAGGCGAGTTTTAACTGAAACCGGAATATCCGATCCGGCAGATTTAATCCCCTCTTTTGCCGCCTTGATAATTTCGAGAGCGAGTTTGGGATTTTTCATTAAGGCGGCGCCGGCGCACTGCTTCTCAATAGTTCGATCAGGACAGCCCATGTTGATATCGAGCCCGTCGAAGCCGAGCTCGGCCACCAGTTTAGCGGCCTCATACATCTTTTCAGGATGAGCCGAAAAAAGCTGAGCCACAATTGGCTTTTCGGCCTTGGTATATTCCAAACTTTTCAACAAAACTTTTCGGCCAGGACTTACGAGTCCATCAGCCGCAACAAACTCGGTCCAAAAAACATCCGGCTTGCCGTATTTAGCGATAATCCGGCGAAAAGCCGCGTCAGTCACATCCGCCATCGGTGCCAGGACCATTACTGGCTTCTTTAAATTGTTCCAAAATGACTTCATAAAATGACTTCGGATAGAGCTTAGCATGCCACATAAAGTTGACAAAGTACCCGGATTGCCTAGACTGAAAACAGAGAGGATGGAAGATTTTATGCATCATTTGATTTGTGCCGGCCTTCTGCCCGAGCACTCGTTTTATCCATGGCACTGGGACGATGAGCGACACACCTACACTACAGAATGTTCAGTTGTCGGGTGTAGCACTAAGGAGTCTACCAAAGATTTATTTCCAGGCTCCGTCACACGATTCTTGGACTCAACCGGTCAGCCCCTCAAAGACCAGGTCTCCTGCGACCACGTCTGGGGGAAATGGAGCTCGACCGCCGACCAATTCGATCTGCATAAAGACGAGTTCAGA harbors:
- a CDS encoding tRNA-dihydrouridine synthase, whose translation is MKSFWNNLKKPVMVLAPMADVTDAAFRRIIAKYGKPDVFWTEFVAADGLVSPGRKVLLKSLEYTKAEKPIVAQLFSAHPEKMYEAAKLVAELGFDGLDINMGCPDRTIEKQCAGAALMKNPKLALEIIKAAKEGIKSAGSDIPVSVKTRLGYNKDELETWLPILLSAEPAVITVHARTRKEMSNVPARWDRVKAAVAIRNKLKSETLIFGNGDVLDLADARKKASETGCDGVMLGRAIFGNPWLFVGQKADSRFRIQDSRAERPTTGEKLKVLIEHAKLFEKIFGKTKNFAVMKKHFKAYVNGFGGAKELRTKLMLVNNSKEVSKIIAGFLKSKE